The Rhodocytophaga rosea genome has a segment encoding these proteins:
- a CDS encoding hemerythrin domain-containing protein, which translates to MKVEILNKKITELVDENYIYAYVLYYFGIQFYEYSEPTLVQVCQKKGLNVAQVVRSLESIQKTEPVPQVPVEELPADLVIEYLKHSHHIFIKQKLPYIARLIEKLTPASATLVKDLQIVFPLFVEDFIYHIYEEEDTLFTYISQLVAATKQQMNPGKLYYALRKHSIQKYAMDHDTHDDEMQGIRNITNGYTLEPQHGLHMKVVFAELKSFEQELKLHARIENEILFPKALILEKEAQNKLNKTSLLN; encoded by the coding sequence ATGAAGGTGGAGATACTCAATAAGAAAATAACAGAACTGGTAGATGAGAATTACATCTACGCCTATGTTCTCTATTATTTTGGCATACAGTTTTATGAATACTCCGAACCTACCCTGGTACAGGTATGCCAGAAGAAAGGCTTGAATGTAGCGCAAGTGGTACGCAGCCTGGAATCTATTCAGAAAACAGAACCTGTTCCCCAGGTACCTGTAGAAGAACTCCCGGCAGACTTAGTAATTGAGTATCTGAAACATTCTCACCACATTTTTATCAAGCAAAAGCTGCCCTATATCGCCCGCCTGATCGAAAAACTAACGCCTGCCTCTGCTACTTTGGTAAAAGACCTTCAGATTGTGTTTCCTTTGTTTGTGGAGGATTTTATTTACCACATTTACGAAGAAGAAGATACCTTATTTACCTATATCTCCCAGCTGGTAGCAGCTACCAAACAGCAGATGAATCCCGGTAAATTATATTATGCGCTCCGCAAACATTCTATTCAGAAATATGCCATGGACCATGATACCCATGATGATGAGATGCAGGGCATTCGCAACATTACGAACGGGTATACGCTAGAACCTCAACATGGCCTCCATATGAAAGTGGTGTTTGCTGAACTGAAATCTTTTGAGCAGGAACTCAAGCTGCATGCCCGCATTGAAAATGAAATTCTCTTTCCAAAAGCCCTTATCTTGGAAAAAGAAGCGCAGAACAAGCTGAACAAGACCTCTCTACTAAATTAA
- a CDS encoding TIGR03364 family FAD-dependent oxidoreductase: MKTTKGADVAVIGAGIIGLAIAYTAARKGQSVVVFERNTKAIGASIRNFGLIWPIGQAPGRAYERALHSRNIWAELAKEAGFYASETGCLHLAYHQDEANVLTEFVDTAAVHGYQGCEWLSPVEVLTKSSAVQSKGLLGGMWSKTEVTVDPRQAIAVLPSYLNTKYGVQFRFGVAVNGIQMPFIETKDEKWEVGQTYVCSGADFETLYPEIFAGTGITKCKLQMMRTSSQPNNWQLGPALCAGLTLRHYASFKHCNSLTALDQRILQEFPEYEKWGIHVLLSQTSQGELTIGDSHEYGLTPEPFDREEIDKLILDYLHTFAHFPDTHITSRWHGIYPKLPGKTEFIAYPEKDVTIVNGLSGAGMTLSFGLAEELVHTGMLVNE, encoded by the coding sequence ATGAAAACAACGAAAGGCGCTGACGTAGCTGTGATAGGGGCCGGTATAATCGGGCTGGCGATTGCCTATACTGCAGCCAGAAAAGGACAATCTGTGGTCGTATTTGAACGGAATACCAAAGCCATCGGTGCTTCTATCCGCAATTTTGGGTTGATCTGGCCCATTGGCCAGGCGCCTGGCAGGGCATATGAACGAGCCTTACACAGCCGGAATATATGGGCCGAATTAGCAAAGGAAGCAGGATTTTATGCCTCGGAAACCGGTTGTTTACACTTGGCCTATCACCAGGACGAAGCCAATGTATTGACAGAATTTGTTGATACAGCAGCTGTTCATGGCTATCAGGGCTGTGAATGGTTATCTCCGGTGGAAGTATTAACTAAAAGCAGCGCCGTACAATCAAAAGGTTTGCTTGGTGGAATGTGGAGCAAGACTGAAGTTACCGTAGATCCCAGGCAGGCAATTGCTGTGTTGCCTTCTTATTTAAACACAAAATATGGGGTACAATTCCGCTTTGGCGTGGCGGTGAATGGCATACAGATGCCTTTTATAGAAACCAAAGACGAAAAATGGGAAGTTGGTCAGACCTATGTATGCAGCGGAGCCGATTTTGAAACTTTATACCCGGAAATATTTGCCGGAACCGGAATTACCAAATGCAAACTGCAAATGATGCGTACCAGTTCGCAACCGAATAATTGGCAACTGGGACCTGCCCTCTGTGCCGGACTTACCCTGCGTCATTATGCGTCATTCAAACATTGTAATTCTTTAACAGCCTTAGATCAGCGAATTTTACAGGAGTTCCCCGAATACGAAAAATGGGGTATCCATGTGTTATTATCTCAAACCAGTCAGGGAGAACTTACCATCGGCGACTCGCATGAATATGGCCTTACGCCAGAACCCTTCGACCGGGAGGAAATAGATAAACTTATACTGGACTACCTGCATACCTTTGCCCATTTTCCGGATACACATATTACTTCCCGCTGGCATGGCATTTATCCCAAATTGCCAGGCAAAACTGAATTTATCGCTTATCCGGAAAAAGATGTAACCATTGTGAATGGCCTGAGTGGCGCAGGTATGACTTTATCTTTTGGACTGGCTGAGGAACTTGTACACACTGGTATGCTGGTGAATGAATAA
- a CDS encoding CehA/McbA family metallohydrolase, translated as METLDFLGTPLSSADKQKIEEIIRTRNAFQMTEEIASTLDKYCILEASINPESRVQVVPGKANPQLWQNGWRTFLIKVDNQAGITAVLQASSQQASKVYAVEGDAFNGYPKGKIDPITKQDIGDRWLDMSLYTKPPMQDYLSGLELQYFIVQLYSRDAGKRAASFSVHAGHTTQDLGFRNEADILFDCLPSKTIAFEVKDENGKPTTASFVIKDKQGHIYPPQAKRLAPDFFFQDQIYRQHGEHMLLPEGNYSIEYSRGPEYIPQKKNITVTTQAIQPVTFNLKRWIDPAKMGWYSGDHHIHAAGCAHYTTPTVGVNPSDMMKHILGEGVNVGSVLTWGPGYYHQKQFFEGKDNSLSTADNLMRYDLEVSGFPSGHAGHIVLLRLKDQDYPNTKVLEDWPTWTLPVLKWAKAQGAVTGYAHSGLGLEVKTDKLPNYDMPRFDGIGANEYIVAVTQDLVDFISTVDTPHSHELNIWYHTLNCGYRTRISGETDFPCMSEEQVAHGRSYVKLDGKLNFNDWVNGLKAGRSYVSEGKSHLLNFRVNTLEVGTNGSELHMKGPSTVKVSAKVGAYLAVQNDTTVRKLNLSQDLWYQKPYWNLERARIGNTRTVPVELIVNGEVVATKDILADGNLQDISFDVPVAKSSWVALRILPSSHTNPIFVIVDNKPIRASRQSAEWCVKAVDQCWSQKESQISAKEKPEAQKAYQAAKEAYSKILSEIAE; from the coding sequence TTGGAAACGCTCGATTTTTTGGGTACACCACTATCCTCAGCAGATAAGCAAAAAATAGAAGAGATTATCCGGACCAGAAATGCCTTCCAGATGACAGAAGAAATTGCAAGTACATTAGACAAATATTGTATCCTGGAAGCAAGTATTAATCCTGAAAGCCGGGTACAAGTAGTGCCTGGAAAAGCAAATCCGCAGCTCTGGCAGAATGGCTGGCGAACATTCCTTATCAAAGTAGATAACCAGGCAGGCATCACTGCTGTATTGCAAGCCAGTAGCCAGCAGGCTTCGAAAGTGTATGCAGTAGAAGGCGATGCGTTTAATGGCTATCCAAAAGGCAAAATTGATCCTATTACCAAACAAGACATCGGCGACCGATGGCTGGACATGAGCCTGTATACCAAACCACCCATGCAGGATTATTTGAGTGGACTAGAGTTACAATACTTTATTGTGCAATTATACAGCCGGGATGCCGGTAAAAGAGCAGCCAGTTTTAGTGTACATGCCGGACATACAACACAGGATCTGGGTTTCCGGAATGAGGCAGATATTCTATTTGATTGTCTTCCGTCAAAAACCATTGCGTTTGAAGTAAAAGATGAAAATGGTAAACCCACTACAGCTTCTTTTGTGATCAAAGACAAACAAGGGCATATCTATCCGCCACAAGCCAAAAGGCTGGCACCAGACTTTTTTTTTCAGGATCAGATCTACCGGCAGCATGGCGAACACATGCTGCTTCCGGAAGGTAATTACTCCATTGAATATAGCCGTGGGCCAGAATATATCCCTCAGAAAAAGAATATAACTGTAACTACGCAGGCTATTCAGCCAGTTACATTTAACCTCAAACGGTGGATTGACCCGGCAAAAATGGGCTGGTACTCAGGCGATCATCATATTCATGCGGCTGGTTGTGCACATTATACTACCCCTACGGTAGGTGTAAATCCATCGGATATGATGAAGCATATTCTGGGAGAAGGCGTAAATGTGGGAAGTGTGCTTACCTGGGGACCAGGCTATTATCACCAGAAACAATTTTTTGAAGGCAAAGACAATTCTCTTTCTACGGCAGATAACCTGATGCGCTATGACCTGGAAGTTTCCGGTTTCCCATCCGGTCATGCCGGACATATTGTACTCTTGCGGCTCAAAGACCAGGATTACCCGAATACAAAAGTACTTGAAGACTGGCCCACCTGGACACTTCCGGTACTTAAATGGGCCAAAGCACAAGGAGCTGTTACCGGCTATGCTCACTCTGGTTTGGGTCTGGAAGTGAAAACAGATAAGCTACCCAACTACGATATGCCCAGATTTGATGGTATTGGAGCCAACGAATATATTGTAGCGGTTACACAAGATCTGGTAGATTTTATTTCTACCGTGGATACTCCCCATTCCCATGAACTGAATATCTGGTATCATACCTTAAATTGCGGATACCGCACCAGAATCAGCGGAGAAACAGATTTTCCCTGCATGAGCGAAGAGCAAGTTGCCCATGGACGCAGTTATGTAAAATTAGATGGAAAGTTGAATTTTAACGATTGGGTGAATGGCCTCAAAGCCGGGCGGAGTTATGTATCAGAAGGGAAAAGCCATTTATTAAACTTCAGGGTGAATACACTGGAAGTAGGAACGAACGGGAGTGAATTGCATATGAAAGGCCCTTCTACTGTTAAAGTAAGTGCGAAAGTAGGAGCTTACCTGGCAGTACAAAATGACACTACTGTTCGCAAACTGAATCTTTCGCAAGATCTCTGGTATCAAAAACCGTACTGGAATCTGGAAAGAGCAAGGATTGGAAATACCCGGACTGTACCTGTTGAATTGATCGTAAATGGAGAAGTTGTGGCCACCAAAGATATACTCGCTGATGGTAACCTGCAGGATATTAGCTTTGATGTACCTGTTGCCAAAAGCAGCTGGGTAGCGCTGCGTATTTTGCCTTCATCTCATACCAATCCCATATTTGTTATTGTAGATAATAAACCCATCCGGGCATCCAGGCAAAGTGCAGAATGGTGTGTAAAAGCAGTTGATCAATGCTGGAGTCAGAAAGAAAGTCAGATTTCTGCGAAGGAGAAACCAGAAGCACAAAAAGCCTATCAGGCGGCTAAAGAAGCATATAGCAAAATTCTGTCGGAAATCGCAGAGTAA
- a CDS encoding AsmA family protein, protein MKLFLKFIFYLVAGIILLLSAGYFIVWRYQDEIMAAVKEEFNKKINGELTVQEMDFNLLADFPNFSFTLVQPKIKDSLYVLHKQYLFEADKIHLQLALLKLLQNELRIKSVILQNANIHLFKDKQDYSNMSVFKQNTASSDTASSGSLGMELNLQRVIYRNVHFQYIDSLRNKTIGFRLANAFTQLDRKKDIIDILLKGRVNFDGLTFNAAKGGFLKNKEAELQLHLTYHTLEKQLAISPSDIHIGQENYQVKGNLLFNKPISLFLVFTAPQASLQKVTPLLPENIAKKLNRFTVDRPVQAIATLSTQLLPGYVPHLEVQFKANNTSITYKGQTFTHVDMTGRFVNQLDSTLEQSDENSAVEITQFAGRYENLPYKATFTVTQLTDPKINLVGSANIALKQANHLLDEEKMQLGTGKANIDFKYKGDLAHFFDTTNDTIPGKLSGTIEIKDGSFHYYPRKFEFAKINSTFKFDQSDIAIQSLKFKLNNNDIQVKGRIEDFFPLFLYDRGKIQANMEVSTPAFNFDDFKSPGSLEKMGLIKRKKSSQTKRLIASRLDSLIEKLECRLAFHADEIKYRKFEASGVNGNITLDDNFVGLDNIEMSSSGGNFNLDGRINDLSKSVGNLQIKARIQDADVRNLFYSFENFKQKTLEDKNLMGKLQADITFSSTFDQAYNLQPESMEGRMYVQLKEGRLMNFEPLEKISNVVFKKRDFSDITFADIINDIELKGQDLMISRMEIASSVLTFFVQGIFSFKDTTDLSIQLPLTNLRKRDDDYVPENIGVHSDAGSSIYLRARAQSAAEKVKITLDPFKKGVKEAKKKS, encoded by the coding sequence ATGAAGCTGTTTCTCAAATTTATTTTTTATCTGGTTGCCGGCATTATTTTGCTGCTATCTGCCGGCTATTTTATTGTCTGGCGCTACCAGGACGAGATTATGGCAGCCGTAAAAGAGGAATTCAATAAAAAAATCAATGGAGAACTCACCGTACAAGAAATGGATTTCAATTTACTGGCCGATTTTCCTAATTTCTCTTTTACCCTGGTACAGCCCAAAATCAAAGATTCCCTATACGTCCTGCATAAGCAGTATCTTTTCGAGGCAGACAAAATACACTTACAGCTGGCATTGCTAAAATTGTTGCAAAACGAACTTCGCATCAAATCTGTCATTCTGCAAAACGCAAATATTCATTTATTCAAAGATAAACAAGACTATTCCAACATGAGCGTATTTAAACAAAATACAGCTTCTTCGGATACCGCCAGCAGCGGAAGTTTGGGTATGGAACTGAACCTGCAAAGAGTAATATACCGGAATGTACATTTCCAGTATATTGATTCTTTACGGAATAAAACCATAGGTTTCCGCTTAGCCAATGCCTTTACCCAGCTCGATAGAAAAAAAGATATAATAGATATCCTCCTGAAAGGCCGGGTGAACTTTGATGGGCTTACTTTTAATGCTGCTAAAGGAGGTTTCCTTAAAAACAAAGAGGCGGAACTTCAACTCCACTTAACGTATCATACTCTGGAGAAACAGTTAGCTATTTCTCCATCAGACATTCATATTGGCCAAGAAAATTACCAGGTAAAAGGGAATTTACTGTTCAATAAGCCCATTTCCCTGTTTCTGGTATTTACCGCCCCACAGGCCAGTTTACAAAAGGTAACGCCATTGCTTCCGGAAAACATTGCAAAAAAACTCAACCGGTTCACGGTAGACAGGCCAGTACAGGCAATAGCAACTCTTTCTACCCAGCTGCTGCCTGGGTATGTACCACACCTGGAAGTACAGTTTAAAGCCAATAATACCAGCATCACCTACAAAGGGCAGACTTTTACCCATGTTGATATGACTGGCCGTTTTGTAAACCAGCTCGACTCTACCCTAGAGCAGAGTGATGAGAATTCCGCCGTAGAAATTACCCAGTTCGCAGGCCGTTATGAAAATTTGCCCTATAAAGCCACTTTCACAGTTACTCAGCTTACTGATCCGAAAATCAACCTGGTCGGTTCGGCTAATATCGCCCTGAAACAAGCCAATCATTTACTGGATGAGGAAAAAATGCAACTGGGTACAGGTAAAGCTAATATCGATTTCAAATACAAAGGTGATCTGGCTCATTTCTTTGATACAACAAATGATACAATACCCGGAAAACTCTCAGGCACTATTGAGATTAAAGATGGCTCATTCCATTATTATCCACGCAAGTTTGAGTTCGCCAAAATAAACAGCACTTTCAAATTCGATCAATCGGATATTGCCATACAATCTTTAAAATTTAAGCTTAATAATAACGATATACAGGTAAAGGGACGTATTGAAGATTTTTTCCCTTTATTCCTTTATGACCGGGGTAAAATTCAGGCAAATATGGAAGTAAGCACTCCTGCTTTCAATTTCGATGATTTTAAATCTCCTGGCTCTCTTGAAAAAATGGGCCTTATTAAAAGAAAAAAAAGCAGCCAGACCAAAAGATTAATTGCTTCCAGACTAGACTCACTGATCGAAAAACTGGAATGCCGCCTGGCATTTCATGCCGATGAGATTAAATACAGGAAATTTGAAGCAAGCGGCGTAAATGGAAATATCACCTTAGATGACAATTTTGTGGGTCTGGATAATATAGAAATGAGCAGTTCCGGAGGAAATTTTAATCTCGATGGCCGGATCAACGACCTGAGCAAATCGGTGGGCAACCTCCAGATAAAAGCCCGTATACAGGATGCAGATGTGCGGAATCTGTTTTATTCCTTTGAGAATTTCAAACAAAAAACCCTGGAAGACAAGAACCTGATGGGGAAACTTCAGGCAGACATTACTTTTTCCTCTACTTTTGACCAGGCCTATAACTTACAGCCCGAAAGTATGGAAGGCCGCATGTATGTACAACTTAAAGAAGGCCGTCTGATGAATTTTGAGCCACTGGAGAAAATAAGTAATGTCGTGTTCAAAAAAAGGGATTTCAGCGATATTACCTTTGCCGATATTATTAATGATATTGAGCTGAAAGGGCAGGATCTGATGATTTCAAGGATGGAAATTGCTTCCAGTGTGCTTACCTTCTTTGTGCAGGGGATTTTCAGTTTCAAAGATACTACTGATCTGAGTATTCAGTTGCCTTTAACCAACCTGAGAAAAAGGGATGATGATTACGTACCTGAAAACATTGGTGTACATTCAGATGCCGGATCGAGTATTTACCTGCGGGCAAGGGCGCAATCGGCTGCTGAGAAAGTAAAAATCACGCTAGATCCTTTCAAAAAAGGCGTGAAGGAAGCCAAGAAAAAAAGTTAA
- a CDS encoding ArnT family glycosyltransferase, translating to MKSTATTPTTQSNPVTVLLASENPWLKWLPFVGIYVVYGIGLFLDVMDVDATQYASMSREMLETGNFLKLYNRYENYLDKPPLIFWLSALSYKLFGVSNFAYKLPSFLFSLLATYSTYKLAKLYYNKETGYIAALVLASCQAFFLFNHDVRTDTNLTGAVIFAVWQLAVFNQTGSFLNLILGFTGVALAMLAKGPIGVMVPALAFTTDFILKRQWASFFRWQWLVGLVWVGIVLLPMCIGLYQQYDAHPETVVNGQTGVSGLRFFFWTQSFGRITGENVWKNNADFFFFMHTFLWSFLPWSLLFIVAFFRKTVALFRQKFRINSEEEALTWGGFLFPYIALSLSKYQLPHYIFVLFPLAAILTGKYLYEIITNSSQTRVFTIWKSIQLFVILIVWTAIALLVLISFPLKNAFLWLILLAFFSGSLYMFWKGKTAFSKLILPSLIGITGANFALNAHVYPELFKYQSPAVAARYVLEHGIDQNQFYYYKAYMYSLDLYSRKIIPSLTETGTPGARHPGSTYWVYTNTEGLNIIRALQVNPEIVATFDHFHVSTLTLPFLNPNTRDKAVEKRYLIKVEK from the coding sequence TTGAAATCAACCGCTACTACTCCAACTACGCAATCAAATCCGGTTACTGTTTTACTTGCTTCTGAAAATCCCTGGCTCAAATGGCTGCCTTTTGTGGGTATTTATGTGGTATATGGTATTGGACTATTTCTGGATGTAATGGATGTAGATGCCACTCAGTATGCTTCGATGTCGCGGGAGATGCTGGAGACTGGTAATTTTCTCAAACTCTATAACCGCTACGAAAACTACCTGGACAAACCACCACTTATTTTCTGGCTTTCGGCATTGTCCTATAAATTATTTGGGGTATCAAATTTTGCTTACAAGCTTCCTTCGTTTCTATTCTCTTTGCTGGCAACCTATTCTACCTATAAGTTAGCTAAACTCTATTATAACAAAGAAACAGGCTACATAGCGGCTCTGGTATTAGCTTCCTGTCAGGCTTTTTTCCTGTTCAACCACGATGTGCGTACTGATACCAATTTAACTGGGGCAGTCATTTTTGCTGTCTGGCAACTGGCGGTATTCAATCAGACTGGTAGTTTTCTGAACCTCATTCTGGGATTTACCGGGGTTGCCTTAGCCATGCTGGCGAAAGGTCCGATCGGCGTAATGGTGCCTGCACTTGCCTTTACTACTGATTTTATACTCAAACGGCAATGGGCTTCTTTTTTCAGGTGGCAATGGCTGGTGGGTCTGGTCTGGGTAGGAATAGTATTGCTTCCCATGTGTATTGGCTTATATCAGCAATATGATGCCCATCCGGAAACCGTAGTAAATGGCCAAACCGGCGTGTCTGGCTTGCGGTTTTTCTTCTGGACACAAAGTTTCGGGCGGATTACCGGGGAAAATGTATGGAAAAATAATGCGGATTTCTTCTTCTTCATGCATACCTTTTTATGGAGTTTTTTGCCCTGGTCACTGCTGTTTATTGTGGCCTTTTTCAGGAAAACGGTGGCTTTATTCCGGCAGAAGTTCAGAATTAACTCCGAAGAGGAAGCCCTTACCTGGGGCGGTTTCCTGTTTCCATATATTGCTTTATCTTTATCTAAATACCAGTTGCCACATTATATTTTTGTACTGTTTCCACTGGCGGCCATCCTGACCGGGAAATACCTCTACGAAATCATTACCAACTCTTCTCAGACCAGAGTATTCACAATATGGAAAAGCATACAGTTATTTGTGATACTCATCGTCTGGACGGCCATTGCTTTATTGGTGCTTATTTCTTTCCCGTTGAAAAATGCATTTCTATGGCTGATCCTTCTGGCCTTTTTTAGTGGAAGTTTATATATGTTCTGGAAAGGGAAAACAGCTTTTAGCAAGCTCATACTACCTTCTTTGATTGGTATTACCGGCGCTAATTTTGCGTTGAATGCACATGTCTATCCGGAGTTATTCAAGTATCAGTCGCCAGCGGTGGCGGCCAGGTATGTGCTGGAACACGGCATCGATCAGAACCAGTTTTATTACTACAAAGCTTATATGTATTCCCTGGATTTATATAGCCGCAAGATTATTCCTTCTCTCACCGAAACCGGTACTCCTGGTGCAAGACATCCCGGAAGCACTTACTGGGTATATACCAATACCGAAGGTTTGAATATTATCCGGGCCTTACAGGTAAATCCTGAAATCGTAGCAACTTTCGACCATTTTCATGTTTCCACCCTCACCTTGCCTTTCCTCAATCCCAATACCAGAGATAAAGCGGTGGAAAAACGGTATCTAATTAAGGTAGAAAAGTAA
- a CDS encoding metallophosphoesterase family protein, giving the protein MKRRDWLKTIGMASCLLPFGMSGIQVPSLANAGRKKAITIAHITDIHVQPGLRAPKGLAKCFNHLQSLPDKVELILNGGDCIMDALSRDKSTVAKQWKVWNKVVENECSLKMVNCIGNHDIWAAGEKNDQLYGKNWAKEKLQLEKGYFSFDQAGWHFIVLDSVQLKAEGGYIAKLDEEQFDWLKTDLRKVPDRTPVLVLSHIPIVSAAAFFDGDRRKNGGWQIPGSFVHMDANEITDLFYKHKNVKVCLSGHLHLLDKVEYNGITFLCNGAVCGNWWNGSYKETKPGYSVLNLYDDGSFDHTYTNYRNTQA; this is encoded by the coding sequence ATGAAAAGAAGAGACTGGTTAAAAACCATAGGAATGGCATCCTGCCTGCTTCCATTCGGGATGTCAGGTATACAGGTTCCTTCATTGGCCAATGCCGGGCGAAAAAAAGCCATTACCATTGCGCATATTACTGATATTCATGTACAGCCTGGTTTACGGGCACCCAAAGGATTAGCGAAATGTTTTAATCACCTCCAGTCCCTGCCTGATAAAGTAGAATTGATCCTCAATGGGGGCGATTGCATTATGGATGCGCTGAGCCGGGATAAATCTACAGTAGCCAAGCAATGGAAAGTATGGAATAAAGTGGTTGAAAATGAATGTTCTCTTAAAATGGTGAACTGTATTGGCAACCATGATATCTGGGCAGCTGGCGAAAAAAATGACCAGTTATATGGAAAAAACTGGGCCAAAGAGAAATTACAGCTTGAGAAAGGATATTTTAGCTTTGACCAGGCCGGATGGCATTTTATTGTACTGGATAGTGTACAACTGAAAGCCGAAGGCGGATATATAGCCAAACTGGATGAAGAACAATTTGACTGGCTTAAAACCGATTTACGAAAGGTACCTGACCGTACACCAGTGCTCGTATTGTCGCATATCCCAATTGTATCAGCTGCTGCCTTTTTTGATGGAGACCGCCGGAAGAACGGAGGCTGGCAAATTCCAGGATCTTTCGTTCACATGGATGCCAATGAGATAACTGACCTGTTTTATAAACACAAAAATGTAAAAGTATGCCTGAGCGGACACTTGCATCTATTGGATAAAGTAGAATATAATGGCATTACATTTTTATGCAACGGTGCCGTGTGCGGCAACTGGTGGAATGGTTCATATAAAGAAACCAAGCCCGGGTATTCGGTGCTCAACTTATACGATGATGGTTCTTTTGACCATACCTATACGAATTACCGCAATACACAGGCTTAG